The DNA segment TAGTGACAAAAGGGACAGTTTTATGGGCTCAGATTTTACTTATGAGGATATGGAACAGGATGATCTTAATGAATTTGAATATAATCTTTTAGGAGTAACGGATATTAACAAGGAGCCCTCTTACTACATAGAATGTATTCCTGTCGGTAAATTAAAGAAGAATGAAACGACCTACAGCAGGCGAGAATTCTGGATAAGAAAGAGCGATTTTGTCATCTTGAAGATTAATTACTATGACAAAAAAGGAAATTTACTTAAAACCCTTATTGCTTCGGATATAAAATTAATTAACCAAAAACCGCGTGCCCATAAAATAATTATGGAAAATTTTCAAAGAAAACATAAAACAGAATTGATATATGAGGAGATAAAACTTGATACTGGTTTACCGGACAATCTTTTTACGGAAAGGGAATTGATGAGGGAATAATGAGGTTACTTACAATAATATTTCTACAACTATTTTTGCTATATTCCTCACTCTATGCCCAAGAGAGTTCAGGTTTCCAGTTTACAGGCTTTATAGAGGTTGAAAATAAAATTTATTTCAAGCAAGTGAATCCTGATTATGTTGACAATGGAAGGAATCAGGTAATGTTTTTTCTTAAGTCCCGTGTTGTTCCTCGTGAAAGAACAAATTTTCTCTCGGCAATAGAGGTAAGATATGATGAAGTAAACCCAGCAAGAAACCATTTTTGTTTAAAAGAGGCATACATTTATTACAAGATGGATTCTTTTGACCTCCGTATTGGAAAACAAATATACGCATGGGGTAAAGCTGACAGTATTAATCCAACCAATAATTTGAATCCTATAGACTACAGTGATTTTCTGGATACAGATGGTGAAGAAATCGGGGTAGTCAGCATAGAGGGAAAATATTATCTTAAAAGATGGACTTTTGAATGGATTATAATCCCCACTTTTGAAACAAATATATTTCCTGCTTACAATTCAAGGTGGAATATATTTCCCAAATTGCTGATTTCGTTACCAGCTCAAGTCAAAAAGCCTCCAAATAAGATTGATAATACTCAATTTGCAGGAAGGATTTTATCCTCATTTAACGGCTGGGATTTTTCTGTTAGTTATTATAAAGGATTTGACAAATTCCCGTCAATGTTTGTCAATCTTGATAACAATTCTAATCCATCTTCAGTTCTTCTTGAATACAGGAAACTTCAAGTCATTGGAGGTGATTTTGCTACATCTTTTGATAAAGTTGGGATTCGGGGAGAGGCAGGATATTTTATTACTGATGACTTTAATGGCAGAATTCCAGAAGTGAGTGACCCCTATTTTTTGTATGTGTTAGGAGTTGACTATAATTTCAATTTAATAAGGAATCAAAATTTATATGTTTTATGCCAGTGGATTCAAAATTTTTCTTTGCCAAAACAAAGTGGAAGCACATCTTTAGAAGGTGATTTAAAACGCCTCTTCCAAAAAATGGTGATGGTAAAAGGAGACTGGAATTTTACAGATTATACAAAATTTTCCCTTCAAGAAATATGGCGTCCGCATGAAAATGATATGTTTTTACAGACGATATTTTCTTCAAACTTATCTGATGGTTTAACCTTTGAAATCGGAATGGATCTATTTTATGGAAAGAGTGGTAGCTTTTTTGAAAGTTTCAATGATAATCAACGTGCCTTTGTAAAATTAAAATACAGCTTTCAATAAGTTCAGCGATACGATAGAATAA comes from the bacterium genome and includes:
- a CDS encoding DUF1302 family protein, whose product is MRLLTIIFLQLFLLYSSLYAQESSGFQFTGFIEVENKIYFKQVNPDYVDNGRNQVMFFLKSRVVPRERTNFLSAIEVRYDEVNPARNHFCLKEAYIYYKMDSFDLRIGKQIYAWGKADSINPTNNLNPIDYSDFLDTDGEEIGVVSIEGKYYLKRWTFEWIIIPTFETNIFPAYNSRWNIFPKLLISLPAQVKKPPNKIDNTQFAGRILSSFNGWDFSVSYYKGFDKFPSMFVNLDNNSNPSSVLLEYRKLQVIGGDFATSFDKVGIRGEAGYFITDDFNGRIPEVSDPYFLYVLGVDYNFNLIRNQNLYVLCQWIQNFSLPKQSGSTSLEGDLKRLFQKMVMVKGDWNFTDYTKFSLQEIWRPHENDMFLQTIFSSNLSDGLTFEIGMDLFYGKSGSFFESFNDNQRAFVKLKYSFQ